Part of the Cryptococcus neoformans var. neoformans JEC21 chromosome 11 sequence genome, ACTCGGACAGATGTCTTCAAAAGCAGATtctcccaagaagaagcctgCCAACAAGGCTGATGGGCCGGCTGGCAAGGACATTCGTGGTTTCGTACGTCTTCCTCACGGCGCGTACAGCTCCAGCTGACCAGTGCCGCGTATTAGTTTACTTCAGGAGTATGCTTTTGACGCAAGACAATATTTCGTTCGAATCTGACATGATGATGTAGAATTCGCAGAAGACTAGTGTAACAAAACAAGTAGCAACTAAAAGTGGTTCAGGCAAGAAACCGATTACGATCAATGACAGCGACGACGAGCCTGAAGAGGTCGTAAAGACGCAATCGTCTTCCAAGGCTGTTCCCCCTTCATCTGCGCCAAACAGCACTGCATCAAAACACTTTGGATCCGTAAGTCTCGTTATCATCTGTCCAAACCAGGGCAAAGGCTAATGAACCCAAAGAAGGCAATCGTGCTCTCGTCGGACGATGAACCTGCGCCTGCCAGATCAAAATCTGTCACCAAATCCGCATCCGGGGCTGCCTCCAAGCCAGTACTGACACGAAAACCGGCATTGGCAAAGCGTAAAATCCTTAGCGACTCCGAGTCTGAGGAAGAGTATTACAAACCGCAACGGAAGAGACAAAGTctaggaggaagagctggcAAGGAATCTGATGATCAAGGCACGAAGAGCACcaagaaggggaaaacGAAGAACGACGACGACTTTGGCGTAAGTCGTCTGTGTTTTGAGTTACCTTCCACTCACTATCCCGATAGCCGGTGGATGTTGACAATGAAGATGAGTATAATttcgatgatgaagacgagcCTCGGGAAAAGCCCAAGCCAAAATCAACTGCAAACAAGTCTCCTGCTGCTCCTAAGAAGTCTACGTCAGTTAAAAAACCGGCGGAACCTAAGACTGCTAAGATGGAAGAgccagagaagaaggaagaaaaaaagttTGAGTGTGTCTTCTGTCTTTCTTCCCATGATGCCATGCCCGTAAACTGATTGGATACAGCTGGCGAGCGGCAGCGGCAGCGCGTGCTGCTGGTCCTAAAGCCCCAGGATCCAAGGAAATCCCTGAGGGTGCGCCTGACTGTCTTGCAGGCCTCACGTTTGTTTTCAcaggagagatggagagccTGGGAAGGGAGGATGCGCAGGAGCTCGTCAGACGGTATTCTGGGTGAGTATCTTTTTATCATATTATACTAACTCGAATGCTAAGGCTTTGGGTATAGAAAAGTTACCACGGCCCCTTCTGGAAAAACTTCTTACGTCGTAGTGGGCGAAAACGCTGGTGTCTCAAAACTCAACAAGgtcaaagagaagaaaattCCTATGATCAACGAAGATGAATTCCTTGAACTTATTCGTCAAAGATCTTCTGGCAAAGGACCCGATGGAACGGTAGATAAGGCGGCTGTGGAAAAAGCGACTAAGgcaagggagaaggaggagaagaaaatcTTGGAGCAGGCtaaagagatggaagagagggaaaagaaagaggaaaaggagagaataaGGAAGCAGAAAGCTCTGGAAGGACAAGGTATGGCTGTCAAGTGAGCTTTGTCATATTTCCTTGGTGCATCTCTGGCACTGACTGCTATTCAGAAAAATGGGTCCTGCATCAGCCCAGCTGTGGACGACCAAGTATGCTCCTACTAGTTTGAAGGAGATTTGCGGTAACAAAGCTCCTGTTGAACGCCTGGGTCAATGGCTGCAAGACTGGTAAGAGTACAATTAATGCTTGATGTATCATGGCTGATATAGTCACAGGCAAAAGAATTACAAGGCAAATTTCAAGAAACCCGGCAAAGATGGTATGGGCATTTATCGCGCTGTTCTCATTTCCGGTCCTCCTGGTATAGGCAAAACAACTTCGGCTCATCTAATGGCAAAAGAAGCCGGGTACACTCCATTAGAACTGAATGCGAGTGACACTCGAAGCAAGAAGCTAATCGAGAATGAAACAAATGTCGACAACAAGAGTTTGGATGGGTTCTTCAAGGGTCAAGGCGTTGGTGTAAGTCATCTAATGAAGTtcagaaaaggaaaggccACTGACGAGCGTACAGGATATAAATGCCGCGGGGTTGAAGATTGACTCTAGAACCTGCTTGATTATGGACGAAGTAGATGGAATGTCCGCGGGTGACAGAGGTGGTGTCGGCGCTCTGAACACATTGATCAAGAAGACTAAGGTAAGTGGAGCGCGGAATGTTCTTCAGACTATTCATTGATTATTGTTTTGGTAGATCCCAATGATTTTGATCTGTAACGATCGCACATTACAAAAAATGAAGCCCCTACAGAGCACGACTTTCAACATGACTTTTAGGAGGCAAGTCGTCTTTTTGTATTATATTATGCTGTGAGCTGATTGTCAAGGCAGACCCCAGCCAAACGAGATTCGCTCAAGGATTATGTCTATCTTGCACAAGTACGTTAAGTTGTAAGCTAATCAGTAACGAGTTAATATTGCTTAATAGGGAAAAGCTCAAGATTCCACCCAACGTCGTTGACGAGCTTGTGAAGGGAGTTAATTCTGATATCCGTCAAGTTTTGAACATGCTCTCCACGTTTAAGCTTGGTAAGAGTGAAATGAATTTTGACGAAGGAAAGCAATTGTAAGTCATTTTGATGTTTTTGGACCTTGAATTAAGCTCATTCGCGTCTGTAGGGTCAAGGTCAATGAGAAGAACACAATCATGACGCCTTTTACTATCATCGATAGATTGACAGGCCCATATGCTTTCTCCAAAAATAGCAAAGAAACGTTGGGTGATAGAATAGAGCTATACTTCCACGATTTCAGTTTTGTGCCTCTTTTCATGCAGGTAAGTTGCGAGGAACTTCACGCAGACAAGTAGAGCTCATCGCTGTATATCAGGAGCACTACCTCAAAACGAACCCTACTGTCTTAAACAACCTCGACGGTCCCGAGAAGAACCTCAAGCACCTTGAATTAGTATCCAAGGCTGCGGACTCTATATCCGACGGTGATTTAATTGATCGCATGATTCACGGCTCTGAGCAACATTGGTCTCTTTTACCGCTGCATGCTGTAGCTTCCACGGTAAAGCCTGCCATGCACGTGTATGGTGCAATGAGGAGTCAGGGTGGTGGTTGGGGCAGCTGGGGTCCTGCTTTCCCTCAGTATGccattttttcttctgccGCCTATCGAATACGAGTATGATGCTAACAGTGATCTAGATGGCTGGGGCAAAATTCGAAGCAGAACAAACTTCAAAGACAACTTACGGATATTCAGATTCGTATGCGTTTGCGGGTGTCAGGAAGCAGAGAGGAGATTAGAGAGCAGTACATGCCTCTCTTGGCCAGCAAGATTGTATCTCCTCTCATTGATCGTGGTGCTGTAAGTACCTCGTTAGTGCGCTACTTCACTATTGCTAATTATCATGCAGGCGGCTGTGGAAGAGACGATTGAGTACATGGACGAATATTATCTTGGAAAAGACGATTGGGATGCATTTGTCGAACTTGGTGTGGATACGATGCGGGATGAGGACATCCTGAAAAAAATCCCAAGCGCCACGAAGGCCTCTTTCACCAGACAGTAAGTCGTATGTCGTTCGTGTCAACAACAGAAAGCTGATCTTTGCGCAGGTACAACAAGACTGATCACCCCATCGCGTTCCACAAGGGTGACATGTTTGCGggggcaaagaagaagattgatgCTGGACCAGTGCCGGACAATGAGGATGTTTTTGAAGTGCGTTTGTCCTGTGATCCGACGGGCTATCATCTGACTTTTCGTTTCGTATAGGAAGACGAGCCTGTGCCGGATGAGCCGGAGGAGGATAcggacgaagaggaggatccGTTACAGGATAAATTGGTCAAAGCTGTAAAGCCGAAAGGTAAAGCCGCGGCCAAATCTGCATCAAAACCGACGGCAGCCAAGGGAGTAAAGTCAAAAGCTAAGAAGTAAGGGAAGATCCGTAGACTCTCCAAACTCCAGGACGGAGAGATTAAATATGTAACAAGTATCGGGTTTCACAATTTTACTGCCTTCTAATTATATTGGGCGAATTGATATTGCATTGTTTCTTCGTTCATTTATGTTCGTTCGATCCTCGATCTTTTTCATtccatccctcttcttgacGCATTCTGTTCCTCGGGAATGAAGGGTCGGGCACGGAGATGTTTACAGTGTCCGCTTCAAGGAAACCTATCATCAAGCTATTGCCGAGTTCTTTCATGCCTATTTTCTCTTGAGGCAGAGCTGCTgcgctgatgatgatatcacTACACAGCATCGTATGGCATCAGCTGTTGGTGGCAACTCGTTGGCAACACCAATACCTTTTTGACAGCAACCAGTAGCAGCCGGCACGACTCACACTTCTCAATAATATATGTCTATCATGTACTCAGACTGGTGTTCGGCAAGGTCGAAGCACGGATGGGACAGAGGCCTGAGGAGTGAACAGCTGGATGAGCAATTCCGATGATTGAGTCACCTTTCGCCACTCGCCAAGGCGCCAAGCCCTGAGAGCATCCTTTGATCATCGTCATGTCGGTAGACGGAGatgtccttcttccacgtTCTGGCTGCTCCCTTATCACCAGCCTCCACCGGCACACTATTGCCACTAAGCGCCCGCTGGCTCGATATAATAAAcctccattcttcccataacaccccttctctttcttccttccttcctcttctatTTCTATTTTCCAGTTCAGTTCTTACAAGACTACACCGCCAAACGTTCAATGGCTTCCCTTCCTATCGTCGAGCCAGAACCTGAACCAGATATAGAGGGCCATAATCCCCAACAACAGATACATACGAACACTTCTACATCTTCCGGCTATCCTTCCAATACCGGTGACGCCACAagtcagcagcagcaaaatGTCTTATCAGAACAGGAGCCTGGTGGCTCAGCACCTGCCATCAAGCAACCCACCACTTTGCGCACTATCTTGAAACCTCGATCTCGACCTGGTCATGCCCGTGTACCATCGATCAAGATTTCTGAAGTCGATCCAGTCAGTCATGGTACTGCTGACCTTCCCAGTCGTCCAAACAGCGCACCCACTATCTCTGTGGATGTCAACTCTGGCTCAGCATTTGGGATAAATAGGCTTGCTCCATTGAAGAATATTTCAATTCCTTTGCCTCCCAAGATGGGTCCCCCCGaaagtgaggaagagaagttACCGAAGACTTTCATTGAGCCTACCTGGAGACAATGTTTTCGCGTAAGCCAAATCTTTTGCTTCCAGCAACGGGGCACTAACGACGATTTAGAACACCATCAAGGCTCAACCTGCTCTTGCTGCGGTGCCGATCATTCTTCCCATCAGTTGGGCTTTACATTTTAGTCATCAGGACCCCATAGCTATTTTCGTGACAAGCTTAATCGCCATCGTGCCACTCGCTGGTGGATTGGGTTTCGCCACTGAAGAACTGGCTCATCGAGTTGGAGAAGCCTGGGGTGGGTTACTCAACGCATCCTTTGGAAACGCCGTGGAACTTTTGATCGCAATTTTGGCCTTGGTCAAGGGTCAGCTTGATATTGTACAGGCCAGTATGGTTGGGTCCATTTTGAGTAACGGTACGTGGCATCTTAGGTCAGAGATTGTCTATCGCTGATCTTCTTCAGTGTTGCTTGTACTTGGTATGAGCTACTTCGCCGGCGGTCTTCGATTCCACGAACAGTTATACACCATAATCGGTGCTCAGATGCACATTTCTTTGTTGGGTATCTCTGTAAGTGTCACGCTGCGCAGACATTGGAACAGGTTATTGACCAGATGTAGCTGATGGCGATCGTTCTTCCTGCCGCTTATCACTACGCCTATCCCTCTACTTCCGATATTGTCTCTAGCACCAGAGCAGGATCGCAACCTGAAGGCGAGGAGTTGGAAAACCTGCTCAAGATGTCGAGGGGTTTGAGCTTCATCTTGCTTGCTGTGTATGCCATGTTCCTCACCTTCCAGTTATACAGTGAGTTATTATTTCATCTGCTTTTCTGCATAAAGACTTACGGTATCATAGCCCACGCATATCTTTTCAGGATCCCTCGCGAAAAGGTCCGACACCCACTTCCCGGCCCAGCGCCACATCACCAGCACGTCTTCCCAAGGCCTCACTGGGTTGACTCAATTGTTGATTCCTCAAGCTCCAGCAGttcttctgcttcatcaGTTAGTTCGGTAAAGTCCAACAGGCGATTCAGGAAATTCAGGAAATTTTCAGTATCTTCTAAGAAGGAACAGCGACAGAAGGAGCCATGTGCTGATGGACATGAAGCGGATAATGAGGGAGAGCAACGACAGATCCCCGGTAATCCTCTTAACCCCGAAACTCCTCCGGTCAGTGAGAAAAACGATAATACACTCACTCAATCATCACCTATCAGTCCATTTAGGACTAGTTCAAATATTTCAGATACCCTACGGCCATCTGTCGCCAACGAGGATATCGAGCGTCAGTCTGTCGTGTCATCAGCAGAATCCGAACATATCATTGTCGACGAAGACGGTACAGTGCATGTCCAGCCAAAGGTCAAATTTCATTTTGCCCTGGGTATGTTATTTTTGATGACTGCCCTGGCTGGTGTCACTGCCGAGTGGCTTGTGGATTCCATCGATGGTCTTACCGCTACTGGTCATGTTTCAAGAGAGTTTGTTGGTTTGATCCTTTTGCCTGTGATCGGTAACTCCGTCGAACATATCACTGCTGTAACGGTGTCGGTCAAGGACAAGCTGAATCTTTCGATGAGCATTGCGGTTGGCAGTAGTATCCAGGTATCATTGTGTCTATTGCCAATTCTGGTCCTTATCGGATGGGCAATCGGACAGCCAATgttgctcttctttgatACTTTTGAAACGTAAGTTCGGCATGCTTAACTATGATGCTGTCTGGGTATTGATGCGTTCTCAACAGTATGGCCTTGGTAATTTCAGTTTTGCTAGTTAATTTCGCCATTTCTGATGGGCGGACCAACTATCTTGAAGGATttgtgatgatgatggcgtACCTATCCATTGCGCTGGTTTGCTGGTGAGTCTATCATGACCAATCGAGTCTGGTGAAGTTAATGGTTGGTGGCAGGTTCTATGATCCTCTTGTTTAAATATCTCAGATTTGGAACAACGTATGAAATGTTAGGGACTGTATACGAATGGGAAAGGATAATTGTACATACACCAAGAGATATCTCGCAACTGTTATTATCAATGATGAAAATATGATGCACGACTGCTATATCTTTACCACTTCTTTATACTTGTTTATCCTCGCCGTCTGACAGCCCTCCCTGCAGCGCCCATAGTACTCTTCACACTCatcccttttctcttgcCCCCACTCACTACACCTCCCGGCTGccactcttctctcctcttcacatTGATACCCTTCCCTCGTAACTTCGCATCCTTTTCTTGAAGACGTTGAGACTTGGATATTTTGCGCTGCTGAGAGACAGAGGCTGGGTTTTCAAGagatgttgaggatgaaagggTCGAGAGATATGCAGTGACGGTCTGATTGACATGAGTATCTAATTCTCCCTGCGACATCTGTCGTTCTGGAACGCCGGCTACAGGAAGGTCAACGGTTTCGCCTCCCAAGCGCATGTTGTCCACCTCGTGTGGTAATAAAACTTCAACTGGTCGGTACGGCACCAATTCGTCCAGTGTCCATTCTCCCATCTTACCTTCTCTCCATGCTCGCACGAACCATCGCATAACACTCTCCCAATCTTCCTCACCGCCCTTTTGCTTTGCAGCTAAACGGTTAGATAAagcggaaagaagagtaGGAAGATGGTCAGTAGGTTCGAAAGAGGGCGGCAGTGGTAGTGAGGAAAGGTAAGAGGGGACTGTTAAAGATCAGCCAGCTGTATATCTAGGAGCTGACGATGGGTCTCACGCGATGGCTCTGAGACGTAGCGACGGTTTAACTTCCACAAAAGATAATCTGAAATGGCATCTAATTCAAACAAGTCTTCCTTAATGCCCGCTACAGAGGAAATTCAGCTCGGAACCGACTATAAACTGCCACAATACTCACCCGTTAAAGCCAATTTCAGgcccttctctccaccttcttcacccttACCCAGATAGGGCATCATGACTCCAGGCGTATCGTACACATACACCTGGGGTTCCTCATATATTCTAACCGTTCCAGTTAACTTTTTGGTCACACCAGCTAAAGCACCAGTCTGGAACGCCTTGCCCTTGCGCAGACCAACTCGGCGAAGGGCGTTCAGTAACGATGATTTGCCGACGTTGGGCATACCAAGAACAAGGATAGAGTATGTTGGGGAGAACGGAACAGACTTTTGAGCAAGGTCTGCCAGATCTCTGGTTAGAGAACGATGGCATGATTAGGAGAGTCGAGAAACTCACCGACGGCGTAACGCAGGATATGAGAGACGTCTGAATTTTTGCGAGTGTCCGCGAACATGATCTTTTGGCTGCCATTTTGCACAAAGGCTCTTGCCAAGGGCTTTAACATAGAATCAAGTATGTCAGTAAATGATGTGGCTCCAGTTTGGGATGGATAGCTTACCCCTTCAAACCTGGTTTCAGCCAAATCCCTCTTCGTGTAAACGACgattctttctctttctccttccacttTGGCTCTAGCTTTCCACCGCCTCAATACCCCGTCAAAAATCGGATTGATACTTGTAAGTGGCAATCGAGCATCACGAGCCTCAATGACGAGGTTGATGTTCTCCAGTAATGGGGGCAGTTCGCGAAGGGATCGAGCCATGTGGCCAGCGAACCACGAAGGGGTGTTAGGCGAAAACGGGAATGATGTTCGTGGGAGAAACGGCATTTGGGGGAATTGGTTTGGGGACGGTCAAATATATCACCTGTGGGATTTTAAAAAACAGATCCTGAGGCACAGATATTGGGTGCTTGACATAAGAGCCAGTATCCGTTCGTCGGTTGATTACTTTGTTACTTTTCGTTATTCGTTCGAGATGTTTACGAGTTGAGAGAGAAATTATGTCATGACATCACCATTTCCACCGGTAACTCTCAGTTTTTTCCTCGTGCCTCTTAAATATATTTAAAACTTCTTTGCATCTTACATACTCCTGCACAATACTCGGGGAACCTCTTACATTAGCAGACAGTTATGTCCGCCCCAAACGCCACagcctcatcttccaaacacAAGAAAGACAAGTCCAAGGAAAAACACGGTAAAGAAAAACATCACCACGACAAGTCCAAGTCCAAAAAGGACAAAAAGTCCAAGAGCGAAAAGCAtgaaaagggagagaaaTCTCCATTTGAGCATAgggagatgagaatgaggtTAAGTGTACCTCCCAAGTTTGCTGGTGATGTTATGGCAGGTGTGAGAGATCAGCTGGATGGGATGATCATGCAGTGAGTGGGATCCAGGTCTCGAGCGTGGGGGTATGGTAAAGAGGCTGATAAGGTTAACAGGTATGTGCCCGAAGTGAAGGGTGTTCTCATCGCCCATTGGGACCATAGCTTCGATGATGACACAGCAAAGATCATAAATGAATGTCCCTTTGAGGTTGTCAACGTTGAATTCCATGCCATCTACTGGGCTCCCAAGATTGGACAAAAACTCCGTGTGTCTATGACTTTTCTGTTAATATAAGAAATATAAGCTGACTTTGCCATCAGGTGGTATTCactccatttcttccccatcccatTTGTCCCTTATCTTCGCTGGCGCTTTCAACGTCTCTATCCCTATCCAGCATATCCCCGCCGACCTCTATGAATTCGAGGAAACCGATGAAGTCGTTGAAACAGAAAGCCTCGACGGTAGTGAAGTCGAGTATGTTGATAAAAACGAGATGGAAGTAAAGGAAACGGGTAGGTGGAGGAATAAAAAGACTGGCGAGTTCTTTGGCAAGAGGGAGTTAGTCAAATTTACCGTCATTGGGTAAGTTTCATTccctctttcatctctttcaaaaAGTGTCGTTGTTGATAGCATCGTGGAAAAGGATGCAAGTCACAAACCAAATGCTTTCCCTGACAGGGTCCCTCCTTGAAGACCCTTCtaaccctcctcctgcccCCGAAATTGTTGCCGTCCCTATCATGCCTTCACCAAGCCCTTCACCTGAACCTCAGCAACTGCGTCCCGCCAAGAAGGCTCGCACCCAGGCTCAGTCTCAAGTCAAGCAAGTAGACATTAAGGATGAGGTGGACACTAGTAAAATGACAGCAAGAGAGTTGAAAGCTTacaggaaggaggaggaaaagaagaagagggatgcgaggaaggcgaggaaggaaggacgagtggatgatgatgctgaaggagaggagcaagaggaagggagtgCTGGcacgaagaggaaggccGATGAACAGGAGGgtgaaaagaggaagaagaagaag contains:
- a CDS encoding purine nucleotide binding protein, putative; the protein is MSSKADSPKKKPANKADGPAGKDIRGFFTSGNSQKTSVTKQVATKSGSGKKPITINDSDDEPEEVVKTQSSSKAVPPSSAPNSTASKHFGSKAIVLSSDDEPAPARSKSVTKSASGAASKPVLTRKPALAKRKILSDSESEEEYYKPQRKRQSLGGRAGKESDDQGTKSTKKGKTKNDDDFGPVDVDNEDEYNFDDEDEPREKPKPKSTANKSPAAPKKSTSVKKPAEPKTAKMEEPEKKEEKKFDWRAAAAARAAGPKAPGSKEIPEGAPDCLAGLTFVFTGEMESLGREDAQELVRRYSGKVTTAPSGKTSYVVVGENAGVSKLNKVKEKKIPMINEDEFLELIRQRSSGKGPDGTVDKAAVEKATKAREKEEKKILEQAKEMEEREKKEEKERIRKQKALEGQGMAVKKMGPASAQLWTTKYAPTSLKEICGNKAPVERLGQWLQDWQKNYKANFKKPGKDGMGIYRAVLISGPPGIGKTTSAHLMAKEAGYTPLELNASDTRSKKLIENETNVDNKSLDGFFKGQGVGDINAAGLKIDSRTCLIMDEVDGMSAGDRGGVGALNTLIKKTKIPMILICNDRTLQKMKPLQSTTFNMTFRRPQPNEIRSRIMSILHKEKLKIPPNVVDELVKGVNSDIRQVLNMLSTFKLGKSEMNFDEGKQLVKVNEKNTIMTPFTIIDRLTGPYAFSKNSKETLGDRIELYFHDFSFVPLFMQEHYLKTNPTVLNNLDGPEKNLKHLELVSKAADSISDGDLIDRMIHGSEQHWSLLPLHAVASTVKPAMHVYGAMRSQGGGWGSWGPAFPQWLGQNSKQNKLQRQLTDIQIRMRLRVSGSREEIREQYMPLLASKIVSPLIDRGAAAVEETIEYMDEYYLGKDDWDAFVELGVDTMRDEDILKKIPSATKASFTRQYNKTDHPIAFHKGDMFAGAKKKIDAGPVPDNEDVFEEDEPVPDEPEEDTDEEEDPLQDKLVKAVKPKGKAAAKSASKPTAAKGVKSKAKK
- a CDS encoding mitochondrial ribosomal protein s24, putative, with translation MSAPNATASSSKHKKDKSKEKHGKEKHHHDKSKSKKDKKSKSEKHEKGEKSPFEHREMRMRLSVPPKFAGDVMAGVRDQLDGMIMQYVPEVKGVLIAHWDHSFDDDTAKIINECPFEVVNVEFHAIYWAPKIGQKLRGIHSISSPSHLSLIFAGAFNVSIPIQHIPADLYEFEETDEVVETESLDGSEVEYVDKNEMEVKETGRWRNKKTGEFFGKRELVKFTVIGMQVTNQMLSLTGSLLEDPSNPPPAPEIVAVPIMPSPSPSPEPQQLRPAKKARTQAQSQVKQVDIKDEVDTSKMTARELKAYRKEEEKKKRDARKARKEGRVDDDAEGEEQEEGSAGTKRKADEQEGEKRKKKKE
- a CDS encoding calcium ion transporter, putative — its product is MASLPIVEPEPEPDIEGHNPQQQIHTNTSTSSGYPSNTGDATSQQQQNVLSEQEPGGSAPAIKQPTTLRTILKPRSRPGHARVPSIKISEVDPVSHGTADLPSRPNSAPTISVDVNSGSAFGINRLAPLKNISIPLPPKMGPPESEEEKLPKTFIEPTWRQCFRNTIKAQPALAAVPIILPISWALHFSHQDPIAIFVTSLIAIVPLAGGLGFATEELAHRVGEAWGGLLNASFGNAVELLIAILALVKGQLDIVQASMVGSILSNVLLVLGMSYFAGGLRFHEQLYTIIGAQMHISLLGISLMAIVLPAAYHYAYPSTSDIVSSTRAGSQPEGEELENLLKMSRGLSFILLAVYAMFLTFQLYTHAYLFRIPREKVRHPLPGPAPHHQHVFPRPHWVDSIVDSSSSSSSSASSVSSVKSNRRFRKFRKFSVSSKKEQRQKEPCADGHEADNEGEQRQIPGNPLNPETPPVSEKNDNTLTQSSPISPFRTSSNISDTLRPSVANEDIERQSVVSSAESEHIIVDEDGTVHVQPKVKFHFALGMLFLMTALAGVTAEWLVDSIDGLTATGHVSREFVGLILLPVIGNSVEHITAVTVSVKDKLNLSMSIAVGSSIQVSLCLLPILVLIGWAIGQPMLLFFDTFETMALVISVLLVNFAISDGRTNYLEGFVMMMAYLSIALVCWFYDPLV